The Pochonia chlamydosporia 170 chromosome Unknown PCv3seq00021, whole genome shotgun sequence DNA window GTATGCAAAGGACTAGAAATATACTGCCGGAATTCAAGCATCAGAGAGTTGAAACCTCTCGGGCTGCAACACGAAGCGTAACCCGTCAAAAATAGCCGAAGCCACATTAGTCGAGGTCCACGATGGGGATACAACAGCTCAACTGATCACTTAGAAAAGGTGAACCAATTCACATTAACGAAGTCGGAAGCCTGGTCACTCATGAAGGTTAAGTAGACGGTATGCGTTCCAGTTATGGcgctgacattggctgaGATCGTCTTCCAGCTCTGCCAGCCACCTGTGTTTGAGACGGAGAGGCTGCAAATTGGTGTGGAAGTCGGACTGTCCAGCGCAACCTGGATCGTGCCCCCCCCACTCCTGGCACCCGAGGCGACCCTCGCAGAGAATTGTGTAGCCCCGCCGTCGCTGAAGTCAATCCCGCGATAACCGAGCCAGTTGCCTCGATGAATCCATCCGACGTTATCGCCGCCCTCTGTGTCCGATGTTTGTTGAATCTTTGTTCCGTTGCTGGAAGTATATGCTTCGGCCTGAATCTTCGAAAATGAGCTACCCAAGCGATCACAGAGATGAACCGAAACCGACCGCCATTTCGGAGTATCGACGAAGGTACAAGCAATCATGACATCTGTCACGGTATAGGCCTTCGGAAAGAGATCAATCTTCTTGTGACCGATACTGGTGCCGTTCTTCAACGAAGTCCAGGGGACAGCTGACGTGTCATTTGCACCCAGTCCATCCACAATCTTCGCAAGCACTTGATACGACCGTATGACCTGGCCGTCCGTCTGGTCCTCCATCAGTACGATGCGATCGATGGAGGCAGGTGAGTCGAATCTTATTGTATAAGTACCGTTCTCGTCCGTGCCGTGATGTGCCTGACTGGCGACGGACTTGCCATAGCAAGAGCTAATAAAATCTCCCAGCTCCTTATAACGGGTAGCATGGTTGTCGGGAATAAGACCGCGGCGATCAGGAGTGAGGTCCAACTCCAGAATACAATTCCGGCCAACCGATTTGTGGTAGACATCGATCATTTCTTCAAGGGATCGCAAAGGCTTGTCGACGCCAAAAAACCAGCGCCTGTCTGTTTGCAAGGTAGTATCGCACTCTGCGGGGCAAAAATAAGGGCTATTCGGGTCCCCACCCTGTTGCAAACCACTTTATGGGGAAGCCGTTATTAAGTGATCTTTGCTACGATCCTATACAGAACACTGACCTTGACCAATTCTCTTCGGCGGCTACTCCATTCTCATTTCCCGGCCATCGAACTATATCGTTGCCGTCAGCACATCTCGTCGCAACGCGGCTAGTTAAACTCAATATTATCTCACCTGAATTAGAAACGCAAGTGTCATTCGTCTTGCATCCATCAAAAATGACAGCTTGAGGCTGATGCGCTTGTAAGAGTTTCTCAATCTCGTCCCGCTGAGTACTGGTAATACCGCTGTCGAGCCAGATCTATCCAGCACATTTGTCCGGTTAGCAAGCGACTATGAAACTTTTGGAGAATCATACCTCTGTGAGTTTGCCGTAGTTCGTCAACAATTCAGTTAATTGGTTGTACACAACCTGATCATACGTGCTGTTGCTAATACTGACCTGCCCCGGCAGAAGGGGAGTCGTCTTGACCCTGAGCTGGTCTACGTTGAACAAGTTATTTTTGTACACACTGTAATAGAAGCCATGTCCAATGCCATATTTTTGCGCAGAGCCTACGAAACTCTTGACAATATCCATATCATGGACCGGAGACTCAGAGATAGTGTAATTGTAAGGAATGACATGATTGTCGCTTGTCGGAAATGTCACCTTGCTTGGCCACATCGTAAAACCGCAACTATGCTTGGCGACTAGCGTGGCAAATTTTCCGCCCAAAGCTCTGATTGTATCCATCCACTGATCAGTGTTAATCAGCGCAGGGTTGAACAAAGTCTGGTTGGGTACGTTCCAGGGGACTTCAAGGCAGCCATCAGTGTCCAAATATGTCTCGATGTTGAAATGTATGAGCACTCCGACTTCCCTATCTTGGAACGCGAGTTGCTCAGCTGTTGGCAGTGCAATCTTGGAGCCATCTTTGGGGGAAATGCGGTGCTTGGGCGTAAATGCTGATGTAGTCGCGCGCTGATCAATGCCAGGCAAGCGCGCCAAACCGAAAGTCACCAGCGTAGCCACAATAACTGAGCCGAATAAGAGCATGTTGTCTTGTCAAAAGTTGCAGACTGTGAGTTTATAGATCGAGTTGGCGATTAGGGACTCAGAGGCAGTATCGAGTTTCAGTGGGTGGGAGTACAAATGGAGGCATGGCGTATCTTATACAACCCCCAGGACGAGATAGGAGCTCCATCTCGGACTGCCGCAACTTGAAAGATGCTTCATGGTAAGTGAAGGATCTCAATTGGCGGCCACTTTGGCTTGCCCAAACTAGCTGCTAATAGTTGCTCTCACAGCTGGAATACCTCCGTCGGTTCAAATCGGGTATTCAAAACAAAACCGGATTCTACGTCGATATTTGGGCGTCCAACCCTGTCTAGGACTTTGGCAGCGTGAGAAGAAACATAATTTATGCTAGCTCTAATCTCGTATTTGCCTCCTCACGACAACACGATACCCCGCATTACTCCAATGGCACGGGAGCTAGGTATGTGTGCTCCCCAAATTTTGTCCTCGATCACCCCACCAAGGGCATCCCAGTTAGATATCGAGCAAGCAACCGTTCTGCCGCCAGGTCGAATAGTTACAGGATCCCAAAGGCCTCCGTTGTGCCACCAAACTGATGCCTCGCCCCGTCTAGTGTTCTGTGCTTGTATGCGACACTATTCATCGTCACCTTCTCCATTGCTTTGTGAGCAATGATACAAAACTCGGCTTAAAGGTCTCGATGATAGTCAAGATGCGCACAAAAGGTGAAGGTACTCTACACACCTGGCAAGCCACCCGATGAGTATGAGCTTGTGGCACCGGTTGCCGGGTCTGGGAATAAGTTCCCCCATTGCACATTCTCGGCACTGTAAAACAAACCCAAAGCTGGCTCACATGGAGCCAGGCGGACATAGGGACTCGCCCAGTTGAGCTTGCGGGGGTGGTCAGGGGGGAATGTAAATGAGCCTCTTACAAACTGCATACGTGGCTACCCCAGCTTGAGAACAGATCTAGCCGCCCCAATGAGTTCATCCAATCCCAAAATGCATTCAGTTACCGGATAAATATGCATGTATTGGTAGAACCGGCCAACTGGGTGTAATTGCTAGCTGTCATAACGTCGGCTATTATGATGAAGATAGCCGGGAAAAGAAAATATGAGGATTCGCATGAAGGGAAGTTATTGGCATTTAAAAAGCCGCAGAAAAATCTGTAGTAGAAGACAAaaccaagaacaacaaaTACATATGAGGGATTTGGTGGTGTGTCAATAAAACATAGCTAACAATGactctcataacgtgacaacATTACGCCCCAATGAGAGGGCGGCTCTCACAAGAGACTTGAGTGAAGATACAAACTCTGCTGGACCCGGGTTAGGTAGCTATTCGAATCACTTTCTAGACACTTGTCATTCGGCTACTTAGGATACTCTTACATACGCCGTCGACGGAGCTATGTCGGATGTTGTTGTCTTGAAAGTAGCGTTCGGATAGGAACATTCAGAGGCATAAGACGCTCTGCTGGTTGTCACATATTATGCTGAGCTTCAGCTGGCTCCATAACGCAGTGATGGATAGCCACGctatgaaactgaaactggggtgagtttcagtttcataaACCCGGGCGCCAGTccagtttcagtttcatgTGAAACAATATCTAGGTACAGTCCAAAATCTTTCACAAGATCGGTGCCGATATACACCTTACCTCCAATTACCCCAAAGATGTTTGGCATTGTCTGCCTACCTATACTGCCAATTCCCCAGTCTCGCCATCACTCTCCGCCCCCTTACCAATCTCTATATCTTCTTGGAGTATCCTTACAGCTGCGTCAATATCCTCCGCTCTCCTGAACACCCCAGCAAGAAGCGGCCTACTCTTTCCTTTTGGAACACTTATCCAGCTTTTAATGCACTCACATGCCTCCACCATTTTGGCAGACATGTTACTTCTATCCCATGTAACCTGCCGTCTTGTGCCTGAGAAGATTCGCTCTGCCTCCGTAGACATTGGGGGGACGCAGAATACGTCAATAGCCATACGGCAGAGGAGGGGGTAGTTTTCTCTCTGGGTCGGTTCAAGCCACCACTCTAAGGCCGTTTGTTGCCCAATCCCGACTTGTGAGCCCTGCGAAGTATCGTCAAAACCTGGCCGTTAGAAAGCTTCGGGTTACTTACATAAATGAAGCGCTCGAATTCATCCTTCACCTCATTTGATGTGCAATATACCTTCCGCCTCCAGCGATCAAACTCATCGAGTTCTGCCTCATTTTCCTGTTGTTTATCTGGGAGCTGGTAGCTCTTGTACTCTGTGGACCAAATCTTCCTTACGGCATCCACGGCATTGCTAACCCAGGCCGGGTTTCTCTTCCACTGCTCACTCAGATAGCTCTTTCGGAGTGCTGGGTGGAGGAGAATACCGGCCACATACACGGGGGCTAGTTCAGTAAGCTGGTAATACTTCTCGAATTTGAGCCAAGCCACGTGAAAGCGGGCGTAGAAGCGTGGGTCACTGAAAGCCCGGTCTTTAGTCTGCGTGAAGTGTTCATGCAGGAAGTCCATGTGGGAGAGAACTTCATCGAGAGTATTCTCCCGGCCTTGGCGTACCGAGATCTGGTGGAATACCTGTAAGAACGCATGAATATCTCTGAGTTCGTTCCAGTCGTTATGGTCTAGTGCATCTTTCTCGATTTTGGCGTGATTTTCTTGAATCCAATCCATGAGCTTTGCCCGTCTCTCAATAGCCACGTCAATGAGGCGAAACCATGAGTTCCAACGTGTATCATTGTCCCTCGGCAAGGCCCTgccaatcttggccttgaagTCGTTGTAAATGCTGGTAGAGCTTCTTGAATATATGCACAAGTTGTGGAGTTTGCCTAGAACACTAAACTCCCGCCACTCCTCAGTAGCTTGTGCCTTCGAAATACtgcctcctccttctgtTTCGGATAGCCTGCACAGCCGCTCATACGCCACATCAATCCCCTCTTGTTCATCCTCCTGGAtcctctttgccttgctccGAGAGAGGAAGGTTTGAACGATGAGGTTCATGATATGGCCACTGCAGCGTAGTCGCTTGGCAACCGGATCTAAACTCTCAATCTCTTTTGCGACATCGTCAAGCATAGTATCGTTAGCATCGTGATTATCCATCGTAAAGTAGCCAACTTTCCCGCTGAGGTCGTACTCTTCGACAACTTCTAGGAAAACCTTGGCCTGCAATTCCCCATTGTGGCTTCCTTTGAACTCGCGCAGTGACAATAACGCTTGGGCGACTTCTCTCGTCTCCGCATCTACAAAATGGGCCACGATTGCCTGGTATGCCGCCTTCTGCTCCGATGAGGAATGGTGAAGTGTGTCGGGCAAAATCCACTGCAGGGGCTAGACCTCAGTGGACGCGCACCTCTCTAGAGCACCTTGGGCTGCTCTAAATCGAAAGTCCTGGTGGGAATGTTCGTGGAAGAACTGGGAACCCAGGCAAATTTATGAGCGATGGCCAGGATGGCCGAGCTTGCGTAAAGCCCTACCGTGGAGGTCACGGTAGGCATGGCTacagagacccaatcaactacacgacttacactggttgatcaacttagtgtattacactcaactaaatcaactaaatcaggacaatcctgactaatcaattaaactaaatttgggcctctcgtgtacgtggatttagttgatttcagtgtaactgttgatggttaaagggctgcacatttgatctcgaacttagcttcagggtaggttcggctgcgggcgagacgacaagtcagcttcctccccctattctacatccgtaatttgtattctaaccaaagtgccttaaggtagagcctccgctactgcgtcgtgcgtctgttgatccttggttgattgacttcggcatctttttacccatcttggaaccgtattgccatgttttgaatgacgtgtagcggaacgatggctgatgcctagtttattgaaatatcttcctgctagctagcacctgcttgatcatcacataacacctatttctggccatctacaacaagtatcatcgcttcttttctgtaaggggtcgccggtcggccccagtaagttccgtaaggggacacgcggctcattcagctaacaaaaaagagagagcagacgttctcgaggggtggactctctactatggtggttaactgggcagtcaatgctcaggggctggttgtgagaccctcatttggtggcgttatcagcattgccatcaacccaggtgcacggcaacgagttagtccgtgacactttcacattatgtctttatgtttactatgaccatgagcgcttcggaattcctagaatcgtccccaatttctatcgatgatgtcccaattgacttcgaactcccagtgccttccacgcctgcttcttctgccgagagctcattgacgccgttctccccgccgccgacgacattgcccactcctgataagtacgatacgcgtctttggggacattttccgggttgggtatggtcagaaagaagcaaagacaactactcatgggcttgggaatatggatacgacatacaacatgacgacgagcgcagatgggtctgcaagccgtgtattcagaagaacgaccccagacctaagaatttcgttgctattggccttcagaatgcgctgaatcacttatacaaggatcacggaatatctgcaccagataacaagacaaagtccggcttgcaaaagaaagccgaggagaagccagggagcaagaggccaagatcgattgtggatatatggaagctcgaccctttaagacctcgagaacaggcgattgccaactctatgatacgcggatttaatcgaaatcactttcaacgtctcctgatcgagtggatagtcgacacgaatcagccctttagtgttgttgaacatgagagactccgggatatcttcgaataccttaaccctgcagtcaagatcacgaacgccaacatctctgataccacagttcgcgcgctcatcaactccgaatttaaaaagcacaaggcgcgcgtcattgaagccctgcgaaagagccccggcttaatacacgtcagctttgacggatggagggcgcggaatcgacactcgttatacggtatcgtgtgcttcttcagggacgagaatagcaagccccacaaggtcgctctgggggtccccgaagtccgcagacattcggggaacaacattgcaacagaagtcctttataccatcgaggcttttggcatcgaggagaatattgggtattttacccttgacaatgccgagaacaacgacacagcacttgaggctattggcaaaaagctcggcttcaatggcgctcgaaggcgaggccgctgcttcggccatatagtcaatctgtctgcgaaggcactactgttcgggaaggatacagacgcgttcgaagaacaactttctggtgcagaagcgctgtctgaagccgaatacgaactttggcgacagaaagggccggttgggaagctccataatttcgtcgtggatgttgatcgatcggacagactgac harbors:
- a CDS encoding alpha-L-fucosidase (similar to Cordyceps militaris CM01 XP_006674433.1) produces the protein MLLFGSVIVATLVTFGLARLPGIDQRATTSAFTPKHRISPKDGSKIALPTAEQLAFQDREVGVLIHFNIETYLDTDGCLEVPWNVPNQTLFNPALINTDQWMDTIRALGGKFATLVAKHSCGFTMWPSKVTFPTSDNHVIPYNYTISESPVHDMDIVKSFVGSAQKYGIGHGFYYSVYKNNLFNVDQLRVKTTPLLPGQVSISNSTYDQVVYNQLTELLTNYGKLTEIWLDSGITSTQRDEIEKLLQAHQPQAVIFDGCKTNDTCVSNSVRWPGNENGVAAEENWSSGLQQGGDPNSPYFCPAECDTTLQTDRRWFFGVDKPLRSLEEMIDVYHKSVGRNCILELDLTPDRRGLIPDNHATRYKELGDFISSCYGKSVASQAHHGTDENGTYTIRFDSPASIDRIVLMEDQTDGQVIRSYQVLAKIVDGLGANDTSAVPWTSLKNGTSIGHKKIDLFPKAYTVTDVMIACTFVDTPKWRSVSVHLCDRLGSSFSKIQAEAYTSSNGTKIQQTSDTEGGDNVGWIHRGNWLGYRGIDFSDGGATQFSARVASGARSGGGTIQVALDSPTSTPICSLSVSNTGGWQSWKTISANVSAITGTHTVYLTFMSDQASDFVNVNWFTFSK
- a CDS encoding transposase-like protein (similar to Beauveria bassiana ARSEF 2860 XP_008602855.1), with protein sequence MPTVTSTVGLYASSAILAIAHKFAWVPSSSTNIPTRTFDLEQPKKAAYQAIVAHFVDAETREVAQALLSLREFKGSHNGELQAKVFLEVVEEYDLSGKVGYFTMDNHDANDTMLDDVAKEIESLDPVAKRLRCSGHIMNLIVQTFLSRSKAKRIQEDEQEGIDVAYERLCRLSETEGGGSISKAQATEEWREFSVLGKLHNLCIYSRSSTSIYNDFKAKIGRALPRDNDTRWNSWFRLIDVAIERRAKLMDWIQENHAKIEKDALDHNDWNELRDIHAFLQVFHQISVRQGRENTLDEVLSHMDFLHEHFTQTKDRAFSDPRFYARFHVAWLKFEKYYQLTELAPVYVAGILLHPALRKSYLSEQWKRNPAWVSNAVDAVRKIWSTEYKSYQLPDKQQENEAELDEFDRWRRKVYCTSNEVKDEFERFIYGSQVGIGQQTALEWWLEPTQRENYPLLCRMAIDVFCVPPMSTEAERIFSGTRRQVTWDRSNMSAKMVEACECIKSWISVPKGKSRPLLAGVFRRAEDIDAAVRILQEDIEIGKGAESDGETGELAV